The proteins below are encoded in one region of Sulfolobus islandicus Y.N.15.51:
- the mce gene encoding methylmalonyl-CoA epimerase, with translation MLVENLDHIGIVVEDIDQAIKFYQNTFGMKLIHQELIPERGIKVAFLVGEEENETSIELLEPIDHNDMNNTVAKFLKNRGQGLHHLAVKVSDINKALEELTAKGLQLVDSAPRKGARGHLVAFVHPKSVMGVLLELVQPKEL, from the coding sequence ATGCTGGTTGAAAATCTAGACCATATTGGAATAGTAGTTGAGGATATAGACCAAGCAATTAAATTCTATCAAAATACTTTTGGAATGAAATTGATACATCAAGAACTCATTCCAGAGAGAGGGATAAAAGTGGCGTTTTTAGTTGGGGAAGAAGAAAACGAAACTTCAATAGAGTTATTGGAACCAATCGATCATAACGACATGAATAACACTGTGGCTAAGTTTCTGAAAAATAGGGGTCAAGGTTTACATCATTTGGCTGTAAAAGTTAGTGATATTAATAAGGCATTAGAGGAATTGACAGCTAAAGGACTTCAATTAGTAGATTCCGCCCCGAGAAAGGGGGCAAGAGGGCACCTAGTAGCTTTTGTACATCCAAAGAGCGTTATGGGAGTACTACTTGAATTGGTACAACCAAAGGAATTATAA
- the hsp20 gene encoding archaeal heat shock protein Hsp20 has translation MPKREEKDIFDLMDEWIREMEEEFEKIEREFMRGFRGKGEEVKQFGPYVYGFRITVGPDGVPKIEEFGNVRKIRGKPMISEEREPLADVIEKGDEIKVVAEVPGVNKEDIKVKVTNGGKKLVITAKSEERQYYKEIDLPAEVDEKSAKANFKNGVLEITLKKKSTSSDSGVEIKVE, from the coding sequence ATGCCCAAGAGGGAAGAAAAGGATATTTTTGACTTAATGGATGAATGGATAAGGGAGATGGAAGAAGAGTTCGAGAAAATTGAGAGGGAATTTATGAGAGGTTTCAGAGGCAAAGGAGAGGAAGTTAAGCAATTTGGGCCATACGTTTACGGATTTAGAATAACCGTAGGACCAGACGGCGTGCCGAAAATAGAGGAATTCGGTAACGTTAGGAAAATCAGAGGTAAGCCAATGATATCTGAAGAACGTGAGCCATTAGCTGACGTTATTGAGAAAGGTGATGAAATTAAGGTAGTAGCTGAAGTGCCTGGCGTTAACAAGGAGGATATTAAAGTTAAGGTGACAAATGGTGGAAAGAAATTAGTGATTACAGCCAAATCAGAGGAGAGGCAATACTATAAGGAGATTGATTTACCAGCAGAAGTAGACGAGAAGTCGGCTAAGGCTAATTTTAAGAATGGAGTTTTAGAGATAACTTTAAAGAAGAAAAGCACTTCGTCAGATTCTGGTGTTGAAATAAAAGTTGAGTAA
- a CDS encoding ZPR1 zinc finger domain-containing protein: MSEGPKVIFEETLLCPVCKSKTFKAIDYLYDTPHAGKLILSNWYCENCGYRFRDVKPYESREPKVIEMRIENENDLRTIIYRSAFAKITIPELGIEIEPAGMSQGYISTIEGVLEIILDKVGDFCDKECENKIRLAMEGKIKFTLVLEDELGLSFIKSEKATVKPLILTNSD; this comes from the coding sequence ATGTCTGAGGGACCTAAGGTAATATTTGAAGAGACACTTTTATGCCCAGTTTGTAAATCAAAGACCTTTAAGGCAATAGACTATCTATATGATACTCCGCATGCTGGAAAGCTAATTTTATCAAATTGGTACTGTGAAAATTGTGGATATAGATTTAGAGATGTTAAACCGTATGAAAGTAGAGAACCCAAGGTAATTGAGATGAGGATAGAAAACGAGAACGATCTGAGAACAATCATATATAGATCTGCTTTTGCTAAAATAACAATACCGGAATTAGGAATAGAAATAGAACCAGCTGGTATGTCTCAAGGTTATATCTCTACAATTGAGGGAGTTCTAGAGATAATATTAGATAAAGTAGGAGACTTCTGTGATAAGGAATGTGAAAATAAAATAAGATTAGCAATGGAAGGTAAAATTAAATTTACATTAGTACTTGAGGACGAATTAGGATTAAGTTTCATAAAATCAGAAAAGGCAACAGTAAAACCACTTATTTTAACTAATTCTGATTAA
- a CDS encoding GTPBP1 family GTP-binding protein yields MKLPRENEIGKVEYKLILSGVTPERLQELASQMKYRLEEGDGEAFYVIGVSNEGEIIGLSKSELEESISTLDMIAKLVNAKIVYRRDVEVRKDKYVAELLVRRYKENLPVEVNVAVMGHVNAGKSTVTGALVLGRLDDGNGGLRTAIARHLHEVLSGRTSSITLRLIGFDDSGKIVNWQLKDPLDEAETTIKSTKIVRLIDLGGHERYLRTTLKGLLGYEVNYVMLVVGADDGLSIMGKEHLALASILKFPIFVVITKVDKYPEDRIKGIVNDIKNVLKIPGINRLALEVEDEDDVVNSILAIKTKRVVPIFRISNVSGKGLDLLIKFLNLLPPEAKNLDEKETPLVYIDEAYNVTGVGTVVLGSVVRGKLRSNESVLIGPNKLGEFKEVKIKSIQVNKVFVDSVLAGNIATFAIQGIEKESLRKGMVMVKGIPKVVRRFKARVFILHHPTTIREGYVATLHSYTIRQAIKFERIQSGFLRTGDTSEIVLHFLYRPEYLERGQIFVFREGRTRGVGIVLEPIG; encoded by the coding sequence ATGAAATTACCCCGAGAAAATGAAATAGGAAAAGTAGAATATAAGCTTATTCTTTCTGGTGTGACGCCAGAGCGTCTTCAAGAATTAGCTTCTCAAATGAAGTACAGATTAGAGGAAGGTGATGGGGAAGCATTTTACGTTATAGGTGTAAGTAATGAGGGGGAAATAATAGGGTTATCCAAGAGTGAATTAGAGGAAAGTATATCTACTCTAGATATGATTGCTAAGCTAGTAAACGCTAAAATTGTGTATAGAAGAGACGTTGAAGTAAGAAAGGATAAATACGTGGCTGAACTTCTAGTTAGGAGATATAAGGAGAATTTACCAGTAGAGGTCAACGTTGCAGTAATGGGTCATGTAAATGCAGGGAAAAGTACTGTAACTGGTGCGTTGGTTCTAGGAAGATTGGATGATGGAAATGGAGGTTTAAGAACAGCAATTGCAAGGCATCTCCATGAAGTTCTATCTGGTAGAACATCTTCCATTACATTGAGATTGATCGGATTTGATGATAGCGGTAAGATAGTGAATTGGCAATTAAAGGATCCACTTGACGAGGCGGAAACAACGATTAAGAGTACTAAGATAGTTAGACTTATTGATCTTGGAGGGCATGAGAGATACCTTAGAACCACTCTAAAAGGATTATTAGGTTATGAGGTAAATTACGTTATGCTAGTAGTTGGAGCTGATGATGGTTTAAGTATAATGGGCAAAGAACATTTAGCCTTAGCTTCAATATTAAAATTTCCTATATTTGTAGTTATTACTAAGGTAGATAAATATCCAGAAGATAGGATAAAAGGCATAGTTAATGATATTAAAAACGTTTTAAAAATTCCCGGAATTAATAGATTGGCTCTAGAAGTTGAGGATGAGGATGATGTTGTAAATTCAATTTTGGCTATAAAGACTAAGCGTGTAGTTCCTATTTTTAGAATATCGAATGTAAGTGGAAAAGGTTTAGATTTGCTTATAAAATTCCTAAACCTATTACCTCCGGAGGCTAAGAACTTAGATGAGAAAGAGACACCACTAGTTTATATCGATGAAGCATATAACGTAACTGGAGTGGGTACTGTTGTACTTGGTTCCGTTGTGAGAGGTAAACTTAGGAGTAATGAGTCTGTGTTAATTGGGCCTAATAAGTTAGGAGAGTTTAAGGAGGTTAAGATAAAGAGTATACAAGTAAATAAGGTATTTGTGGATTCCGTTTTGGCTGGGAATATAGCCACATTTGCTATTCAAGGTATTGAAAAGGAGAGTCTTAGAAAAGGAATGGTAATGGTGAAGGGAATACCTAAGGTAGTTAGAAGATTTAAGGCGAGAGTGTTTATACTTCACCATCCAACTACCATTAGAGAAGGTTATGTTGCTACCCTTCACTCTTATACAATAAGGCAAGCGATAAAGTTTGAGAGAATTCAGAGTGGGTTTCTAAGAACTGGCGATACGAGTGAAATAGTATTGCATTTTCTGTATAGGCCAGAATACTTAGAGAGGGGACAAATTTTCGTATTCAGAGAAGGTAGAACTAGAGGTGTAGGTATTGTATTGGAACCTATTGGTTAA
- a CDS encoding SRPBCC domain-containing protein, translating to MTKTEGEIVIKDSNKAKQFFSDYKNLLTCIPGVKEINGNSFKAYVKFSFLTIEINGTVKKHEINGDNIDTLITIEGPGIIANINTLLTILGNKIKWSSDYEVGGPLANSLKKHIGSQAEEISKQIIECSVGKINQ from the coding sequence ATGACAAAAACTGAAGGAGAAATTGTTATAAAGGACTCAAATAAGGCCAAACAGTTTTTTTCAGATTATAAGAATCTATTAACTTGTATTCCCGGGGTAAAAGAAATAAATGGGAATAGCTTTAAGGCTTATGTTAAATTCTCATTTTTAACTATTGAAATTAATGGGACAGTAAAAAAGCACGAAATTAATGGAGATAACATAGATACGTTAATTACCATTGAGGGACCTGGTATAATAGCAAACATAAACACATTACTTACAATTCTTGGAAATAAAATCAAATGGAGTAGTGATTATGAAGTGGGCGGACCATTAGCAAATAGTTTAAAGAAGCATATAGGTTCACAAGCAGAGGAAATATCAAAGCAGATTATAGAGTGTAGTGTAGGGAAAATTAACCAATAG
- a CDS encoding CoxG family protein, translating into MKYEGSISLNATKDQILKLLDNPDQVAQCFPGIKSFTKEGEEYKVVGVTGIGFIKGEYKANVRFEKIDENKRKIIAKGTGMNSNVDIDAIAEALDGKINYSADVKVAGVLASVGARLMGSALEKIINDLFNCIKERVIK; encoded by the coding sequence ATGAAATATGAGGGTTCAATCAGCTTAAACGCTACTAAGGATCAAATACTCAAACTACTGGATAATCCAGATCAAGTGGCACAGTGTTTTCCAGGGATAAAGAGTTTTACCAAGGAGGGTGAAGAGTACAAGGTAGTGGGAGTAACCGGGATCGGGTTCATAAAAGGAGAATATAAGGCTAATGTGAGATTTGAGAAGATAGATGAAAATAAGAGAAAAATTATTGCTAAAGGTACTGGAATGAATAGTAACGTGGATATAGATGCAATAGCCGAGGCTCTAGATGGTAAGATAAACTATTCAGCAGATGTGAAAGTAGCAGGAGTTTTAGCGTCTGTAGGCGCAAGATTAATGGGTAGTGCATTAGAGAAGATCATCAATGACTTGTTCAATTGTATAAAGGAAAGGGTGATAAAATGA
- a CDS encoding nucleotidyltransferase family protein, translated as MNIGVIILAAGEGKRFGGDKLFAKIDNIPIIMRTIGIYEDLEKVIIVGKYVNELLPLLMDQIVIYNPFWKEGISTSIKLGLRFFKDYDAVLVALGDMPFVTKDDVDKIINAFKPSCKAVIPTHKGEKGNPVLISKSLFGEIEKLRGDLGAKVILNKMGMEELCFVECSEGVLIDIDKKEDLMRLRNFHP; from the coding sequence ATGAATATAGGAGTCATTATTTTGGCAGCAGGGGAGGGAAAGAGGTTCGGAGGAGATAAGTTATTTGCAAAAATAGATAATATCCCTATAATTATGCGAACTATTGGAATTTATGAAGATTTAGAGAAAGTCATTATTGTAGGTAAATATGTTAATGAATTACTTCCCTTACTCATGGATCAAATAGTAATATATAATCCGTTCTGGAAGGAAGGGATAAGTACGTCAATAAAGCTTGGATTGAGATTCTTCAAGGATTACGACGCTGTATTGGTAGCATTAGGGGATATGCCATTTGTGACTAAAGATGATGTTGACAAGATAATTAACGCATTTAAGCCAAGTTGTAAAGCTGTAATTCCAACTCATAAAGGAGAAAAGGGAAACCCGGTATTAATTTCCAAAAGTTTATTCGGTGAGATTGAAAAATTAAGAGGAGATTTAGGGGCAAAAGTTATACTAAATAAAATGGGAATGGAAGAATTGTGTTTTGTAGAATGTAGTGAAGGTGTTTTAATAGATATAGACAAAAAAGAAGACTTAATGCGCCTTAGGAATTTCCATCCTTAA
- the cutC gene encoding glyceraldehyde dehydrogenase subunit gamma has protein sequence MKVFEKDQKVKVHLKVNGQNYEVETEPRRLLVHVLRELGFTGVHVGCDTSNCGACTVIMDGKSVKSCTILAVEADGSEILTIEGLAKDGKLHPIQEAFWEKHGLQCGYCTPGMIMEAYWLLKENPNPTEEEIREGISGNLCRCTGYQNIVEAVKLASQKLRMEIPKAH, from the coding sequence ATGAAAGTTTTTGAGAAGGATCAAAAAGTAAAAGTTCACCTAAAGGTAAATGGACAAAATTATGAAGTTGAAACAGAGCCTAGAAGACTATTAGTTCACGTACTTAGAGAACTAGGATTTACTGGTGTTCATGTTGGTTGTGATACAAGCAATTGTGGAGCATGTACTGTAATTATGGATGGAAAGAGCGTTAAATCATGTACAATATTAGCTGTAGAGGCAGATGGGTCAGAGATTTTAACAATTGAGGGGTTAGCAAAAGATGGTAAACTACACCCAATCCAAGAAGCGTTTTGGGAGAAACATGGCTTACAATGTGGATATTGCACTCCTGGCATGATAATGGAAGCCTATTGGCTACTTAAGGAAAATCCAAATCCAACAGAGGAAGAGATTAGGGAGGGAATCTCTGGTAATTTGTGTAGATGTACTGGATATCAAAATATTGTGGAAGCAGTGAAATTGGCATCTCAAAAATTAAGGATGGAAATTCCTAAGGCGCATTAA
- the cutB gene encoding glyceraldehyde dehydrogenase subunit beta, translating to MYPPKFSYVIPDNVKEALEFLESHDDAKPLAGGHSLIPMLKLRIFRPSYLVEIRRLPELKYIKTEGNVVKIGPVVTHYDIMKANIPLLSETASKIADPQVRNMGTIGGSISHLDPSADYPAALIAMDAKVRIKSTKGERVESFSSFAKDMFTPDLNPGELVAEIEVPLLKDYKFSYQKLERRAGDFAIVGVAVALKVNGDVIQDARIGLTAVNKTAVRASEAEKILLSGKISEKLIEEAATKAMDYANPTSDIRGSAEYKKKMVKVMTKRAILAALNR from the coding sequence GTGTATCCACCAAAGTTTAGTTACGTAATTCCAGATAATGTGAAAGAGGCTTTAGAGTTCCTAGAGTCACATGATGATGCCAAACCACTAGCCGGAGGCCATAGTTTAATACCAATGCTAAAGTTAAGGATATTTAGACCATCGTATTTAGTAGAAATAAGAAGATTACCAGAACTAAAATACATTAAGACGGAAGGAAACGTAGTGAAAATAGGACCTGTAGTTACTCATTACGATATTATGAAGGCTAATATTCCGTTATTAAGTGAAACTGCGTCAAAGATAGCTGATCCGCAAGTTAGAAACATGGGAACTATAGGCGGTAGCATATCACATTTAGATCCTTCTGCAGATTATCCAGCCGCGTTGATTGCCATGGATGCAAAGGTAAGGATTAAGAGCACAAAAGGAGAAAGAGTAGAAAGCTTTTCTTCATTTGCCAAGGATATGTTTACACCAGATTTGAATCCAGGTGAATTAGTTGCAGAAATAGAAGTTCCCCTACTTAAGGATTATAAGTTCTCTTATCAGAAACTAGAGAGAAGAGCAGGGGATTTTGCAATTGTAGGAGTTGCTGTTGCACTAAAGGTAAATGGCGACGTAATTCAAGATGCGAGGATAGGATTAACTGCTGTAAACAAAACTGCAGTAAGAGCTAGTGAGGCCGAGAAAATATTATTATCTGGAAAGATATCGGAAAAATTAATAGAGGAAGCTGCAACAAAAGCCATGGATTACGCTAATCCGACTTCCGATATAAGGGGATCAGCAGAATATAAAAAGAAAATGGTAAAAGTTATGACTAAGAGAGCAATTTTAGCCGCACTTAATAGGTGA
- a CDS encoding TRASH domain-containing protein — MTKMKCNLCGDEIRGKPYSFNYKGNMYYFCSPMCMAEFKKRSEKYVK; from the coding sequence GTGACAAAGATGAAATGCAATTTATGTGGGGATGAGATAAGAGGTAAACCTTACTCATTCAATTATAAAGGGAATATGTACTATTTCTGTAGTCCGATGTGTATGGCAGAATTCAAGAAGAGATCAGAAAAATATGTTAAATAA
- the cobA gene encoding uroporphyrinogen-III C-methyltransferase, which translates to MSGKVYLVGAGPGDPELITVKGLKILQKADVVVYDRLIPKELLNFCKVEAEKIYVGKNIGDYVIQDEINELLVKKAMESKIVVRLKGGDPYVLGRGEEECLFVISKGIECEVIPGITSATAVPAYAGIPVTSRIYSASGFTVISGTKAEDKVIDEDYIPRKGTLVILMGLRKIENIVNIIIKLRNEREPVAVIENGTTENQRVFTGELKDLVGIIKNNNVTSPVVIVIGEVVKFREYLWKFK; encoded by the coding sequence ATGAGTGGGAAGGTTTATTTAGTAGGGGCAGGCCCGGGTGACCCCGAATTAATAACTGTTAAAGGCTTAAAGATCTTGCAAAAGGCTGATGTTGTGGTTTACGATAGGCTAATCCCTAAAGAGCTTCTAAATTTTTGTAAAGTCGAGGCTGAAAAAATATACGTCGGGAAAAATATAGGGGATTATGTAATACAAGATGAGATAAATGAGTTATTAGTAAAAAAGGCGATGGAAAGTAAAATTGTTGTTCGATTAAAAGGAGGAGATCCATACGTTTTGGGTAGGGGAGAAGAGGAATGCCTATTCGTTATATCCAAAGGTATAGAGTGTGAGGTAATACCTGGGATAACCAGTGCAACTGCCGTACCTGCCTATGCGGGGATTCCAGTTACTAGTAGGATCTACTCAGCCAGTGGATTTACTGTAATATCTGGAACGAAAGCAGAAGATAAAGTAATTGACGAAGATTATATCCCAAGAAAAGGCACACTGGTAATTCTCATGGGTCTTAGGAAAATAGAGAATATAGTCAATATTATAATAAAATTAAGAAATGAAAGAGAACCTGTTGCCGTTATTGAAAACGGAACAACGGAAAACCAGAGGGTTTTTACTGGGGAGTTAAAAGACTTAGTTGGCATTATCAAGAATAATAATGTGACGTCTCCAGTGGTTATTGTAATTGGCGAAGTTGTTAAATTTAGGGAATACTTATGGAAATTTAAGTGA
- a CDS encoding DUF1404 family protein — translation MDLVQIAKYIGFSLLIVSIILYVFVDPVDRLLSYQGPILSSALLGWYVLISNTPRDKFIETEGEKIPIVSILIRKRAPLFMAIGSLLIIPWLMPQIYPMVLEIQWLFVLSFLSEFLGGFMIGYIVPSLKFTEKLLLFSLGFAGDTIYLLLLYLASGIFHVPSQLLLNSVIVLVYGIKFPEGVVFAVYIMKKIGGI, via the coding sequence ATGGACTTAGTTCAAATTGCCAAGTATATAGGTTTTTCTTTACTTATAGTTTCAATTATACTTTACGTTTTTGTAGATCCAGTGGATAGGTTACTCTCGTATCAAGGGCCAATACTCTCCAGTGCACTACTGGGGTGGTACGTATTAATTTCTAACACACCAAGAGACAAATTTATTGAAACTGAAGGAGAAAAAATACCTATTGTTTCAATATTGATAAGGAAAAGAGCGCCCTTATTCATGGCCATAGGTTCACTGTTAATAATACCTTGGTTAATGCCTCAGATATACCCAATGGTATTGGAGATACAGTGGCTATTCGTACTGTCTTTCCTCAGCGAATTTCTAGGGGGTTTTATGATAGGTTATATAGTACCATCACTAAAATTTACGGAAAAGCTTCTCTTATTTAGTCTAGGATTTGCGGGAGATACGATATACTTGTTATTACTATACTTAGCATCTGGCATATTCCACGTCCCATCGCAGTTACTGTTAAATTCAGTAATAGTACTAGTTTATGGTATAAAGTTTCCTGAGGGCGTAGTATTTGCAGTCTACATTATGAAAAAGATAGGGGGAATTTAA
- a CDS encoding SIS domain-containing protein translates to MYADLIEREITQDYKVNVDLKLDNAYIVGAGDSYAVALTIESKTNGRFKALDPFEGLFYENLDRPLVIVSVSGRPKSNILLARKFKGKTKLYVITANEESQLAKFADYLILIPYKSSQPLPGTLSFLMSLSAIYSLAWEKGDDIKESDRSLNLTNNPFFIGYKEGYGIAYYAMLKFAEIFGYTTNSERFEQFCHSPIFMTENRQIILFRIGNEREIELINSVDYTDIQFTNCNGAFCNAIILIKSIVNKMRKEKWDKIYFLENKKILNVSSKMIY, encoded by the coding sequence ATTGAACGTGAGATAACACAAGATTACAAAGTAAATGTAGACTTAAAGTTAGATAATGCCTACATTGTAGGAGCCGGAGACTCTTATGCAGTAGCTCTCACGATAGAGAGTAAAACCAATGGTAGGTTTAAGGCGTTAGATCCATTCGAGGGATTGTTTTATGAAAATCTAGATCGCCCTTTAGTCATAGTATCAGTTTCCGGAAGACCAAAATCAAATATACTACTTGCTAGGAAATTCAAAGGAAAAACAAAACTCTACGTAATAACAGCAAATGAGGAATCGCAATTGGCAAAATTTGCTGATTATCTTATTCTTATTCCCTACAAATCAAGTCAACCCCTACCGGGCACATTATCGTTCTTAATGAGTTTAAGCGCGATATACTCACTTGCCTGGGAAAAGGGAGACGATATTAAGGAATCTGATAGGTCACTTAATTTGACAAATAACCCATTTTTCATAGGATATAAGGAAGGTTATGGTATTGCATATTACGCAATGCTTAAGTTCGCTGAAATTTTTGGTTATACCACAAATAGTGAAAGATTTGAGCAATTTTGTCATTCTCCAATTTTCATGACGGAAAACAGACAGATAATACTATTTAGAATCGGTAATGAGAGGGAGATTGAATTAATTAATAGCGTTGATTATACTGACATTCAATTTACTAATTGTAATGGAGCTTTCTGCAATGCGATTATACTAATAAAATCAATAGTAAATAAAATGAGGAAGGAAAAGTGGGATAAGATTTACTTTCTAGAGAACAAAAAAATATTAAACGTTAGCTCCAAGATGATATATTGA